The Chryseobacterium glaciei DNA window TCAGCATTTCCGTTTCCAAGCGGGCTCCAAGGTTGGGTAACAATATTGTTTTCTCTGTTATAAACCTGCAATTCTTTTTGTTGGAAAATTGGATGTAATTCGATCTGATTAACCACAGGAAGAATGCTTGAATTAGCTTTTAATTCTTCCAATTTCTCAACCGTAAAATTACAAACACCAATTGCTTTTATTTTTCCTTCATGATACAACTCTTCCAACGCTTTCCAAGCTCCTATAAAATCTGAATAAGGCCAGTGAATAAGATACATATCTAAATACTCCAGCTGCAATCTGTCTAAAGTTCTATGAAAAGCACTTGTAGCTTTGTCATAAGTAGTATCCTGAACCCAAAGTTTCGAAGTGATAAATAAATCTTCTCTGTTTACTCCACTATTTTGAATTGCCTTTCCAACGCCTACTTCATTTTGATAGATTGCGGCCGTATCAATCATTCTATATCCTGTTTGGATAGCTTTGATCACCGTATCTTCGCATACTTTTTGGTCATCAATCTGCCAGACACCGAAACCTAAAGCCGGAATGTCAACTCCATTATTTAATGTAATCACAGGTTGTCCTGTGTATGTTTTCTTTTGCATAATATTTTGTTTATTTTTTCTAAAGTCAAACAAATTTCCGATAAAAAATTGAAATTCTACTTACCAATTTTACTTTAGATTCTAATTTTTACAAAATATTTTACCTGCTATAATTCCTGTTTTTCATTTTAAAACTATAATTTCATAAGCAAAATTGAATATTAAAAATTATAAAATATGAGTATTTATTCCTTTACAAATTATACTTTTGCATCTTTAAATTAAAATAAACTAAAACCATGAAAATCAATTACAAGAAAATGGTACCTTTTATAGGTATTCTTTGTTCAAGTGCTATTACTGCACAAGCTCCGGCCATAGAATGGCAAAAATCTTTAGGAGGAACAAACTCCGATAGAGCACATACTATCATTCAAACAGCCGATGGAGGGTATATGATTAGCGGAGCATCTAATTCAAACAATGGGAATGTAACAGGAAATCACGGAAATCAGGATTACTGGCTTGCAAAATTAAATGCAACAGGAAATCTTCAATGGCAAAAATCTTTAGGAGGAACAGGAACTGACTATGGAAGTTCTATCATTCAAACTGCTGATGGTGGATATGTGGTTGCCGGAACTTCTGATTCAAACAATGGGAATGTAACAGGAAATCATGGACTTACAGATGGCTGGGTTCTAAAATTAAATTCTGATGCAGGAATTATTTACTGGCAAAAATCTTTCGGAGGAACAAATTATGACGTTATCAATCAAATGATTCCTACGACAGATGGTGGATATATATTTGCAGGAAATTCTTCTTCAAACAATGGCGATGTAACGGGAAATAACGGTTATGTAGATTATTGGATCGTAAAAATAAATGCTGATGGAAATCTTCAATGGAAAAAATCTTTAGGAGGAACAGGAGATGACAGGGCTATTTCTATTGTTCAAACCAACGATGGTGGATATGCTGTTGCCGGATATGCTGAAAACAACAATGGAGATGTAATAGGAAATCATGGTGGAAAAGATTATTGGATTTTAAAATTAAATACTGATGGAGGCGTTATTTTTTGGAAAAAATCTTTAGGAGGATCACATCAGGATTTAGCATATTCTATTAAACAAACTTCAGATGGTGGTTATATTGTAGCTGGTAACGCTTTTTCTAATGATGGAGATGTAACAGGAAATCATGATGGAACAGATGCTTGGATCGTAAAATTAAATTCTGATGGAAACCTTCAATGGCAGAAAGCTTTAGGAGGAACTAAGGTAGATGACGCTTCTTCTATCATTCAAACCGCTGATGGTGGGTATTTGGCTGTAGGAAGCACCACTTCAAATGATGGTCAGGTAACAGGATATCATGCCCCTTCAAGT harbors:
- a CDS encoding T9SS type A sorting domain-containing protein, translated to MKINYKKMVPFIGILCSSAITAQAPAIEWQKSLGGTNSDRAHTIIQTADGGYMISGASNSNNGNVTGNHGNQDYWLAKLNATGNLQWQKSLGGTGTDYGSSIIQTADGGYVVAGTSDSNNGNVTGNHGLTDGWVLKLNSDAGIIYWQKSFGGTNYDVINQMIPTTDGGYIFAGNSSSNNGDVTGNNGYVDYWIVKINADGNLQWKKSLGGTGDDRAISIVQTNDGGYAVAGYAENNNGDVIGNHGGKDYWILKLNTDGGVIFWKKSLGGSHQDLAYSIKQTSDGGYIVAGNAFSNDGDVTGNHDGTDAWIVKLNSDGNLQWQKALGGTKVDDASSIIQTADGGYLAVGSTTSNDGQVTGYHAPSSTGPGEAPLSYDYWAVKLNATGSIQWQKCLGGSGSDEASSVIQTADGGYVIAGSSNSNNGDVSGNHGDYDIWVVKLAQDNLATNEVLKDDIKVNIFPNPTKDNITLKLDYSTPSMEVTITDMLGKIIHTQKLEGLTTKINTNNLKKGVYFLNLIGGKENVSKKFIKE
- a CDS encoding aldo/keto reductase, with translation MQKKTYTGQPVITLNNGVDIPALGFGVWQIDDQKVCEDTVIKAIQTGYRMIDTAAIYQNEVGVGKAIQNSGVNREDLFITSKLWVQDTTYDKATSAFHRTLDRLQLEYLDMYLIHWPYSDFIGAWKALEELYHEGKIKAIGVCNFTVEKLEELKANSSILPVVNQIELHPIFQQKELQVYNRENNIVTQPWSPLGNGNAELLNNESLKAIAEKHNKTVAQVILRWHLQEGFCAIPKSVTPSRIEENFNVFDFELSEDEMNIVRSLDTGKRLFFDPKDPEWEQKMLNVVVDI